One genomic window of Branchiostoma floridae strain S238N-H82 chromosome 4, Bfl_VNyyK, whole genome shotgun sequence includes the following:
- the LOC118413180 gene encoding uncharacterized protein LOC118413180, with protein MTARSLKRVSRSSSDVSRLRIPSTSSSEGGRRRKPSAAERLFGGGGGISRSAVDLRTLGQHDQSGRSKTSKGTTSILKKPRKTKPRPDFSAPVEPFHGTTDLEVSPPENSPKIFETDIEPVEFDLDWNRELLPPSKTVLIPERYVSDTESEDSLTPEEQAQRRRKAAKFQKLLSNYSMQDLSKANSEREKKDRAHILSMQAALASQVTRESRKLARSPHLERKTFAVPEDRGTYL; from the exons ATGACAGCCCGGAGCCTGAAGCGTGTGTCTCGATCCAGCAGTGACGTCTCCCGATTAAGAATTCCATCAACGTCCTCTTCTGAG GGAGGGCGGAGGCGCAAGCCCAGCGCGGCGGAACGTCTGttcggtggtggtggtgggatATCACGCAGTGCCGTGGACCTGAGAACCCTCGGTCAACACGACCAGTCCGGCCGATCTAAAACTTCTAAGGGCACTACTTCCATCCTCAAAAAGCCCAGG AAGACAAAACCTCGGCCAGACTTCTCGGCGCCAGTTGAGCCGTTCCACGGCACCACTGATCTGGAGGTGTCACCGCCAGAGAACAGCCCCAAGATCTTTGAGACAGACATCGAGCCAGTGGAGTTTGATCTGGACTGGAACAGAGAG CTGTTACCGCCCTCCAAGACGGTGCTCATCCCTGAGCGCTACGTGTCGGACACAGAGTCGGAGGACTCGCTAACCCCCGAGGAGCAGGCACAGCGCAGACGCAAGGCAGCCAAGTTCCAGAAGCTGCTGTCCAATTACAG CATGCAGGACCTGTCTAAAGCCAActcagagagagagaagaaggACCGCGCCCACATCCTGTCCATGCAGGCCGCCCTCGCCTCACAGGTCACAAGGGAGAGCCGCAAGCTGGCGCGCTCCCCGCACCTGGAGCGTAAAACGTTCGCGGTGCCTGAGGACAGGGGCACCTATCTCTAG